From the genome of Gymnogyps californianus isolate 813 chromosome 29, ASM1813914v2, whole genome shotgun sequence:
AGGGAATAGGCTTTAATCATCCACACCCCACTTTGCTCTTCCTCAGGGTAGAGCAACAGTTTCTCCCCTCTTCTGAGAAGGTGAGCAGCCTGGGGATGGAGAAACCGAATGGAAAGAGCCTGAGCAAGGACGAGGAAACAGCCTGCCATGGATTCACCTTCTCCCATGGGTTCAGTGGACTGTGATTTCAAGGTTGTTCGAAAACAGAGACAGGACTGTACCGGGAAAAAAGTACACACTGCGACGGCAGGAGCATCAAGGACTCCcgcaattttgttttctccctgtgtATTCAagaataaagctgaaaaaatttAGTTGACACttggttccttttttttaccccccaaaaaattacCAACATTAGAATGAGAAGATGttaaaagtcattaaaattcTCACAAGGAAActtgtaaatttaaaataaaaattagagcTCACACATGAGGATTTCAGCTCTGGCTGTAGCCGTTTCACCAGGCTGAACCCCATCTGCATGCTGTAAAATCTTCTCCACTCCGGTCACCCACAGCAGGACCAATGGAGGGAGCTCACTACGGTCCATTAGGAAGTGATCTAGGTACAAACAGTTTGCTCCATAACGTGTGCCATCACCTTTATTAGCCAGATAGTAACACTGCACTGGGAGGCCATCCATCGTACAAATGTTAATCATGATAATAAGCATGTGCCGCAGCACGTGAGGTGTGTCTGTGCGTGCCAGGAATGCCTTTTCACTCGGTGCAGGAAGGAGCAAGCCAGgctcttcccctgcagctcctcaCTGCCCGGCTCTTGCAGGCATGCTGGTAACATGCTGTTTCTCTCTCACTTTGCCAGAAAAGCCTTCCACTAGgtgcattaaaatatatattgttgtttctttgtattgccTAAGCATAGCCCTAATGTGTCTTCACAGCCACTAGCAACCACcaaggaaaaccagaaagaaaaaaagaaattcattcttgttttcttaacGCAGAAAACcacaacaatttatttttctcatgtcCAATTTTAACCATACAAAAAACCACTTACATATGAACTTTAACTTCAGAAATCCCTTATTTTATTagctattttcttctcactgaaGCCAGTTCCCAGGCACCGTCCCGGCGTGGTGCCCAAAGGGCTGACTCAGAGTCCGCAGACCAAGTGCCAGCTTAGCCCTCACCCCGGCGCTTCCAGGTCAGCTTTGGTCCATCTTTTCTTCCGAGCTGCTTTTTGCCAGCCGCCCCAGCCCTCCCATCCCAGTTAGTCCATCCCAGCCACAGgaccatttctccagcctgcccacaTCCCGTCCTCCAGCAATTTCAGTCGCTCACTCCAATTCGGTGCCACCTGTAGATTTGCCAAGTCCACCCCATTATCCAGGGCATTAATGAAAATCTTAAACAGCTCCAGCGCCACTATCAGCCAGCTTTTCACCCACCATGTAGTTTACCCATCCAGTCTGTACCTCCACCAGCTTAACTGCAAGGCTGCCATGGGCGACTGTGCCAAAAGCCTTGCAAAAGTTGAGGTAGCACCATCCATCACACTCCGCCATCCGCACAGCCAGCCTCTTCATCACCAAAACCCATCAGCATGATTTGCTTTTGGTGACTCTGAGATGGCTCTTCCCAACCACTTTTGTGCTTCAGGCACCTGGAAATGCTCCTCATGGGTAGCAGAAGGGGAAGACCGGGACATGAGCACTGTGCACATCACGGCTCCTGACTCATGGGTCACCCATCAGCCTCCACTCAGTGTCTTGGTCCTCTGGAGATGGTGAATAAGTACGTTATTACCTGCCTCATATAGTCGATGCGTGGCTTAAACAATATGAGTCCTTTATGTGCACTACTCGGTAACTACATTATAATTAAGAGATGCTTATCAGGAATCATGAGTCAAGCAGAACATGCCAAGTGCTGGGAACAGCATCCAAATGGAGGAGATGTTTTGTCAATAAATAATTTAGTTCTCGTTCCTGCAGCGTGTTTCATTTACAAGGGCAAGACTTGGAACCATATAAAAGGCCTCCGTCCCTTTGCCTCTCACAATCTGCTCCCCTGACCAGTGTCTGCCTTCGCTTGTGAATTGGGTAAGACACATCCCGGAGCAGCCGGGTTCATTTTTGGATGGGTGTCTGGATTCAGGAGATCACAGACCTGGCACGCTTGCACTGTCCTTCAGACCATGCTCTACCCACAAGGGCTAGAGGATGATGGGCTAAGCCAAGAAAGAAGCTATTGGGGGACTTGGGTATGGGATTTACAGCAATGCCACTATATGCTGCAGTGCCTTATGGTTGTTTCTgttcttggagaaaaaaaaaatcaagggtAAGGTCAGAAAGAGGGTTTGGACATAATCTGACCAGTATTGGGCAACCGTAATAATTTGCTTTAGATTCAGGCTTTCAGGATAAGCAAGGTTGACCTGTGCATGGCTCAGTGAAGCAGCTTTATgggaaattaaatgaaaacagaggagaTGGAAATGCAAGCCTGTCCGGCCAtgtgtttttcaggtttttccctACAACTCAAACATGATATACTCTTCTGGAAGAGAATCATGCTTCAACTTGAACTCAACCTGGTATGATCCCTCGGGGTCCTGGCTGGACACCCGGCGCACACCCTTCCGCTACGGCTACAACACCTGCTCCTCGGGGTGCGACGGCGAAGGCGTTGAAGGTATGAGAGGGCACAACTACCGTCATTACGGCTATCGGCAGCCAGTCTGCTCCGAGAGATGCCACGGCTATGCTACGGCTGATTCGTGCCACGGAGGCGGGGGCTCGAGCTGTGTCAGGAGGCCCACGTACAGCTATGGGTCGTCAGGGGGATGCAACAGCTATGGGAGGTCGGTCTGCTCTGAGAGATGCCACGAGTCCTCGGGTTCGTGCTACGGAGGTGGTTCGAGCTACGGAGGTGGTTCGAGCTGTGTCAGGAGACCCACATACAGCTATGGGTCGTCGGGGGGATGCCACAGCTACGGGAGATCGGTCTGCTCTGAGATGTGTCACGGATCCGGGTACCAGGGGGGGAAGCCGTGCTACAGCAAGCCAACGCAGCACGTCCCACAGTGCTGCCCAGTGCAGACCCGTCCCCCTCCGGTGCAGCAAGGCTGCGTGCCTGTGGCAAAGTTCATCCCAagccagcagcaaaagcaagtcTGCAAAGTGCCAGCCCGGAAGATAAAGTAGAGAACATGAGGAGTGGGGATGAATGGGGGAAGCTTCTCACTCTTGCAACATTGCCCTGAGGGGCAGCATGTCCCGTGTTGCTCACGGATCTCCGCTCTTCCTGTCGTTTTGCTTGTAACTTGCTTTGAAGGTGTAACCCACAGTCTCTGTGAAATATTAAGTGCTGTTCACCTCCTTGTTTCACAGCAGACGTGGAGGCAATAAAAAATTATGGTTCATAACCCCCTTGCATCAGTGTTTTCCACTTCATCCCTTTGAAttgcttctgttccttcttGTGGCCCAAGCTGGTGTTTGCAGTGTCCCTGTTCACCCTGACATCGAGGCTCCTGGTTGATTCAACCTGATGTCTTTTTATTCCTACTCCAGACAACTTCCTTGTTGAGAAGTAACTAACAGTTTTCATCATGGACTCTTTATGCAACCCAGCAATTAAATACTAATATActaatgtaaaaaaaccccacacatttCATCAGAGAGATAAAATTGAGAGGGTCTGCTGGGCACATCATTTCATTCACTGATGAGGCAACGGGTACAGGTTGACTTGCATCATAAGCCTCCAAAAAAAGCCCTgggaaaaaagtcaggaaaGGAATTCAGGAAGGGGAATGGCACGGCTACCGCAGAGCAAGAGGGGATGCTGAAGCTGGTGGAAGAGAAATGCTCTGGTCCATGGTCCATTAGACCTTCAGAGATCGCAAGCATGACAGATCTTGTCTCACCCCAAGggaggcagctcctgcaggacCTACATATCTTCAGCAGCTGATAGTGATGCTCGGTGCCGTTCTGATGGCTGAGAGATGTTGGGAAAGACCAGGGAGGGGTGAGACCTCTCAGAGCTGAAGACTTTGACCCAAGGAGAAAGGGGGACCATCTGGCCAGGAATACATGTCAAGTGGAAATTAGAAATGGGTTTGTAGACATCAGGGGGGCACTTGGCTGGACCCGCTCTCTCTAATGGGGCGAAAGGCCCTGAACTCCTTGTAAGATATGGCCTGGTAGGGTTAGGAGAGGAATCACCTGGGAGGATTGTTGCAGCAAAGCAGGGATCTGGAGTCAATGACTCACAGCACCATGTCCCCGGTGGCTCCTCGCACCTCACCCAGCCCAGGCGAGAGCCTCCATCACTTCCATCTCCCGGTGTCCTGCCTGGCCCAGCCTGCAGGATGTGACACATCGCAGAATCAGCCGCTTTGCAACATTAATGGTGGAGATTTCTCCTGCAGCACAATCTGGAtaaggaaaagaagtaaaaacagGCGCAGAGTGCACTTCCGTGGGATGGAGGTTTTACAGGTGGTCACACGGGGGCTGCTGACTTGCTCTGCCCTGACACTGCATCAAGCCTTCCTTGCCAACCTCTTCCTCGCCAACCTCTTCCTCGCACATGTGCAGAGGCTGATGCCAACATGCACTGCAGAGCACACAGTCCCCATCCCAAGCACGGCTCGGTGGGGTggcccagccctgggcagcccaAATGCCCACCCAACAGGCTGTGTGGTAGACTACAATGGCTCAGCTACCCCAGTGCTTGCAACACCGCTTGTGCAAGCCTCGGGGACctctgtggaaagaaaagtgcCAGCTAAACTATCGCAGCAAAGGATGGGGGGGGTGGCAAAGGCATCCAAATTGACTTTTAAATCCCTTCTGGACCTTGCTGGGCTGTGGAAGAGAGGGCTGGAGGAGACCTCAGGAGGGCAGCTCCCGCTTCCCACACCTCAGGGCAGGAGTTGTTCTGCTTTAACTATTTTGACATAGATTTGTCTAACCTCTAATGAGAGGAATTTCACACGAGCAATCCCTGTCCGAAACAAGAGAGATCTTCTTTGTGTTTAAACCACCTCTCAGGGACTTGGAGGTTTGAACTTGTATCATCTGGAGTGTCCCACAGATCCTTCTGAGATCTTGGGTTTCTTCTGTGCTTCATTTATCTCCTtcataaatagaaaacaaataacTGACATATGGAAAAATCATGGCCATGTATAAGCCACCCAGAAACCATGATCCAAACTGGGGAACAAACCATCTCCTGAGACTTGTATTAGGACAACTGCAAAGGCAATTCCTTCaataaaaccaacaaattacccaaagaaaaaaactgccATCCACTCAGAATAGGATCAAGGGATGCAGGGAAGCCTCTCCCAAAGACTAGGAGCTTTGCAGGAGATATGTGAGGCTCAGAGACCAGCTGTAGGGTCAATACGGTCCTGTCTTGTACATGGGTCCAGGTCTCCGACACATGTGAACATCCTCCCCACCAGGCCATGCTCAGGTGGATGTCTCTATCGCCAAGAGAAATGATAAACAGGTTTGTCACCATCCGTGTGATCTGGGGTGTAATTAGCGAACTGTCAATAATAGTTTCACAagaattttcattcttctgacGTTTGTGAAATATCCCCAGACACGTTCAGATTTCCTCATGTATCAATTCGTTCAAGTGATTCAGCTCCATTGGTTAGCAATGAATCTCCTTGactctgtattttattttaatttgatctGTGCTATTATTAATATTACAGTGGCCTCTAGAGTCCTGGATGAGATCAGGCCTGGTGCGCTCTGTAGGCAGAAAGACACTTTTCTCCCCAAAGCAGAGCATTAAATCAACGGAGACATGGATCCCGATGCCTTCCCCAATGTACTCATGAGGATGGAGgcacagagggaggaaagagctCAAAGAGTCACAACACTTTCCTCCCTACTTTTTTCTCCAATCAAAGTGTAATAAAGGTAACCAATAGCAGATATTTGGAACAAGTATCGTGGGAATGGGACACTGTTGGAGACCTTTTGTCCTTCTGAGCCTCCTGCCTTGATGCTCTGTCTCCTATGGggtttttaattccttctgttTGGGTTAAAAGTCTCTCTTTGAGCAAAGAAAGGAATGTCTTGAAATATTGCAACACTCCTTTTAGTGCTTCTTTGCTGGTTTACTCAGAAATAGGTTTCTCTTTGATGCTACTCCCCGGCCATGTCCTACCGCCTGCTTTTGCCCACTCCCATCGTTCCAACCAGACACGTCCAGCAGGAGTTTGCTTCGAAGTCTCGCATCGCCATCTCCCACCTctaaaccccaaacccaaacctcGGTGACAGCTTTAGAGCCCAGAGCCGACTTGGCTCCTTTTGTAACCCACCAGGGCCGAGCCCCATTGCCCCAGCAGAGGCGGCTGGCCAATGCTGGCCCCCGGGCCTCAGCGGAGGATGCTCACACTCCTTGTTTTCAGGGTACCCCCCACATAGACCAGCCCCGGGCTCTGTGCTCACCTTCTGCCACCCCATCATGTGCTCATACCTGCATCTTTAATTCCCTTTGTCTCCTTCGCCCACTCACAacctagatttttttcccaagctgcCCAAACACACTCATTTTTCCTACACGCCACCATGGCCttatttgttctctttcaagccccttttattttctggatcTCTTTGCAACCCAGTCCACCAGGCCACCCCACTATCCCACCTTCCCATCCGCTAACATTTTTGCATTGCCGACTTGGGCTCACGGCTGCTTTGCATTAGGCACAAGAAGCAGGTAAATGCTTTAGTCAAAGGCAGCAAGACCATCCAGAAACCTCCCCACCACCCCTATGCGTGAGCCACACCAGGAGTGGTGGgcaattaacatttttatggaGTAACGAGAGGAATGGCAATCCCAAAGGCAGGATATTGATCTGCTCATAACACCGTGAGTCAAAACAGCAGTATAAAAACTCTCCAATTAGCAAAGTGCTCAGGGTGGTGAACAATCAAGTCCCTCCAGTGGGAGCTCATCttg
Proteins encoded in this window:
- the LOC127026820 gene encoding loricrin-like, which encodes MIYSSGRESCFNLNSTWYDPSGSWLDTRRTPFRYGYNTCSSGCDGEGVEGMRGHNYRHYGYRQPVCSERCHGYATADSCHGGGGSSCVRRPTYSYGSSGGCNSYGRSVCSERCHESSGSCYGGGSSYGGGSSCVRRPTYSYGSSGGCHSYGRSVCSEMCHGSGYQGGKPCYSKPTQHVPQCCPVQTRPPPVQQGCVPVAKFIPSQQQKQVCKVPARKIK